In Setaria italica strain Yugu1 chromosome IX, Setaria_italica_v2.0, whole genome shotgun sequence, the genomic stretch ATACAATGGACGGCCCAGATCGATCGGCATCAGCTGTTTGGAGTTGGGTACGGTGGTCTGCTGTCAGGCGCGCATCAgctgccactgccgccgcctcccgggTAGGTGGTGATGAAGACTGAAGAAGCGGCCGGAGGGGAGAGCAGAGCACGCGAGCGCTTGCCGACGCTGTTTGGTTGCTGACGTTTAAACCCGACCTGATCCATCCGCTGTCGCGTGCGGAGCTCACACCCCCTTGTCACGCCACGACCAAGCTACAGTGCCGGCCAGCCGGTGGATCGCATCGTGCGATTCCTCGACTGTTACGCATAACTGGATGCAATATATTAGGCCGTTGTTTAATTTGTCAAGAAAGAGAACTGCTGGTCACCATGTGTTTTCGCCATCATCGCCGACTTGTTAGTCGCGTGCTCTTGGTGCTCCCCGCTGCCATCTTACAGTGAAAAACAAGCAATGGAAATGACATCAGATTGTGATTTGAAGGGAAATCGATCCAGAGAAAGCTAAGTGAAAAAAAGAAGGTCCATCTACCGAGTCTAGCCGAGTGAAGTGAACATGGCTCATTAGatcatagtttgtgatttttggTGATTATGTGACAACATAATTATTGGAACTAATACTTTATCTAGCATGTACCTTTTAGGTTTTTTCTAGGTCCCAAGAATATAAACCAAATTATGGTAAGGTCCAAATCATAGTAATCTTGATATCCAAATTATGATATTCAAGtgtccaagctatggtattcaaaTGATCAAGCCAAAGTATCTatgattattctatggtattgaagcatccaaatgatagagcACCAAGTTGTGGCGCTCCAAGTGTAAATCCAGAAAATGCATGATCATTCCTAAGCATCCAAGTGACGGCATCTTCGGTGTGCAAGTTGTGGCGCTTAGAAGAAAAATggcaccatcggatgttccgatggcctATCTGAGAAGTGTCGGAACAATCATTGGATCAATTGGTACAATGGAAAATAGGAAAAAGAGTCAAGACCATCGAATGTTCCGATGGTAGGTTTTCTAGTAGCGTCAGATGAATTCTAGGatgaagaaaacaaagacaaagaaaacaCTATAGCACCGGATGATTCGATGGTGGGCCAAGGGGAGCGTCGGATGAAGCATATTTAGTTTGCGAAGTTTTAGAGAGATTTTGGTCAGAAGCTCtctagcaccggatgatccgatggcaccatcggatgaagcgtcggatgaattttgGATGAGTTAGTGAAAAACTTAGGCGAAGTGAGGCCAATGGCTAGTTGCACTAGATGTTCCGATGCATGCCAAAACAGACCATCAGAAGATCCGATgtatactttaactagccgttggagcaacggctctttgatgCCTTGAGCTATTAATACCCCCTTTACTCGTCTATttgaagttgctggagtgtgcaggaatccattggagatcaagaccCATCAAGAACATATCCAAGTCACCAAAAGTGCATAAATGATTTGTCAAAGGCTTCGCACAAGTTTAgaagagtgagtgcaaggtgtgcctaccttgtaATCGGTTCAAGAAAGGGAACCACAGTTGTACAAGATGTGCCGGctccttggagccttggtggctcgcggCAAGTCTTAGACCCTCcgacttggtgtggagcggtgtcgacgaccgtgtgcgggacgtggagaccccttCCTTTATGGAGAAGATCTTTAgtggagacggcatcaaggtgactggaaaacttggcgtgagccttaatggccaagcctttgtggcaagttaACGGGTCCCGGAAGAGATTTGGTGatcgggaagcaatactcttgtgtgagtgcttcaacaacgtgagCTAGTGGTggataaatcatcgtgtcaagagtttgcttccccccATCCCTTTTTCTTATATTTTCGCATTACATTCTTACAACTTGTGTGTCTTTACATTCTTAGTGGAGTATCTTATTAGAATTGGTTTtatgttgcaaaacttgttttgggatgagAGTTTCACACTAAATCGACATGATCTAGTTCAAATTTGATGTAAAAGTAGTAGAAGCTATCTTTCTTTTAGTTACGAGGACCGATTCCTTGCACCGACCAGCATTTCCAAATCGTAATTAAGTCGTAACGAGCTGGAGTGAGCCGAGACGTCTCGTTATCCAACACGTACGCCGCTCGATTCCTCAACTGTCACGCACAATTGAAAAACAAGCAAACGAAATTTACATCACATGCCGATTTGAAGGGAAATCGATCCGGAGAAAactaagggaaaaaaaaaaggacccgTGTACCGAGCCGAGAGCCGAGAGCCGAGCAGCCATTCCAGCTCGTTTAGATAACGAGCCAAGCTAAACCATCCTGATATCTTAACGAGTTGGAGTGAGCCAAACTATCTCGTGATCCAACACATTCATCGCTTGATTCCAGGGGCGGACACAGGTTGTGAAGGGAGGGGGTTTTCAttttcctccttcctctctttcccttcttcttttttcttcctttcttcctcctcctctttatCTATGGTTGAAATTAGGGGTTCCATAAACTTCATGGGGTAGGAGGCTCCAGCCCAATGGATCCCCCTAGCTTGATTCCTAAGTTGTGTTACGCACAGCTAATAAATGCTTAATACgtatgttttttttccatcaaCGGCTTGTCAGTCTCACGTACTCTTGGTGCTCTCACAGTAAAAATAATAAGGAAAAGAAATCTACTCAGACATCGATTTGAAAGCAAATCTAGAGAAATCTAAGAGGAAAACTTATGTAGCCCTAATTCTAATATCGTTTGGGGAATCATCTTAATCAACTCAAACCATAATTCAACCTCGTCAAAACTCACCAAATCTTGCCAAGGCAAGAAGAgtgagaagaaagaaagaggggaaAAAATGTGAAGGAAGTTGAAAGAGTCCAGACGAGATACAAATTCAAAGTCAAGACTGTCAAAACTGATGGATGGGGAAATAAAGCTAAAAAGAAGGAAGAGGGTGTCATGCATATTTTTCTCGAATATGTTGGAGAGCTACGTATCATTTCATTCATTAAGAGGAGAGAAGAATAATTTACAAGAGTAGGTGTTGCACCGCGGAGCCGACCCTCAACGCCACCGAGCGCTAGCCCAGATAAAAGAGTTTGTAGCATTCATGGACACAAccaagataaaagaaaactatCAACTACTGATAGCGTCTAGCCCAGAGATGCGCTTCCCGTAGTATCGTTGCCTGAACTTGGAGcgccgacctgctgcaggcatCGAAAAGCCTTGCATTATGCGGTTATTGGATTATCAGCATCTCCAAAAGCCGGATAGAACGGATTGCGACAAGTCAATGTCTCCTACCCCAAAAGGATCGTGCTGGATTTCTCTTTGCTTGTTCTGCGCTACTAAGAGCTCCTTCGCGGCATTATGCGGTTATTCACTTGAtaatttctctttttatttctttctagAACTTTACGATATAAGGAAAAACTGCTTTGGCAAGACAAAAGTATTCCCGTCAGACAAAATGCTTAGAGGTTTGCGGAAAGCACGATGATCCTCACTCATAGCCATCTCGGTAGACGGGCACACACAGTGGATAACAGAATGGCAGGGGGCAGAGCAGCCCCAAAGCCTGTTTGGATCGCTTGGCTGGCGCCCGGCGGGACACGAGCAAAAGGCCCCGTGCGTGCCCCACGCCACGAGACCCCTCGACCGCTCGACGTGTCTCACGGTGACACAAGCCGCGCCCGACGCGGGCGACACGCAATCCAGGCCCAGCACCAGGAGACTGGAGACCGTATCCACACAGCCAGCCGCGTACCACGACAACCTGGCCATGAATCACGACGAGCTCGGCTCGGACACGCCGCCGACCATtctcctccgcccgctcgctCGCCGCCGGTTCCCGCCGTGTCGCGCGGCCACTCGACAGCGACCAATAATGCCTGCTCCAGGGGCTCTGGTCCCTCGCGTTCACATCACAGCATCACCCCGAAATCACATGGAACTGAAGAAGGCCACCGACTGAGCTTGGAAGCTACTCCGTACCTACCAACCACTGCCGGTCAAACCGATCGGCGCAAGATTATCCCAGTCGGTTCTGGAACATTTGATACGGAGCTGCCGTGCTAATCAAGACCCCGATCGGCTGAAGAAAAACGCTGCTCCAAAACATGCAACTGTTTCGTGTTCTCGTGCCATCTTCTCGGTCCAAGCCACACTTGACAACGGCTCGttcaggtcaggtcaggtcagtGCGAGCGACAGGCCCCAGGCAGGAGGCACCTCCGCCACAAAAGGAGGGGGCACGCACTGTCTGTGTTTGGTCTTCGCTGCAGCCGCAAGTAGACCAACACAGACCATCCTAGTCTCCTTACTACGACAGGTGACAGCAGCAGCAAGTGTGAGCATGTGCATACAGACCAAAGGAAGACAATGCGGTATGTCAGCAGGTCCCAGAAGTCACAACTGCTGCTATCTATAGTATCACTATGTAATAATGTAACATCATCTCTACAAAGTTTGGCGAACGAGCCACTTATGAGTTATGACCCAACATGTTAGGGCTGCAACTTAAAGCAGTACATGTACATCCCTGGTGACTCAGTTCCCGCCTTACCGTTGTTATGCATGTGCATAGTGTACTGAGACCAAACCAAAACACTCTGACTCATGTATCCAGGTTACAAGCAGCAACCACCAATGGCAAGGGTAAGGGATTTATCTTTTGGCAAGGGATGGATGATATGATGGTGggtatccaaaattagtgaagaTGCACATGGTGGATGGATTTAATCAGCGACGCATGCCCAGCCGATTCCAGATGTTGTTGCTGTTCCTTGCCTTGCCGTTGAGCACCAGGTTTCGGTTCCCTTGCTTCGGCAGGTCTTGTGGATCCACCATCTGTACTGTCCTCTGCTTCTTTGCTGCAATTGCATCAAACTGGGGTCACAACTCAACTTTTGAGAGGTTGGGAACTTAGGATCATCATTGATCAATAAATGTAAGTGTTCTAAGCAGACCTACACATTGGTCATCGGCAAACCGTACACTATTCTATTTTAAGATTATCTCCCACTGTAAGAAATTTTGGTCCTGCAAAGAACTAACTAAAATTGAAGAAAACGGCATACCATTGTTGAATTCTTGGTAACCCTCTTGAAGCTTACGCTTTGTAGCTTCGAGCTTGGCTTCCTTTGCAAGCTCTAGCTTTGCTCGAACAGAATTTTCATCCTGCCGAGGCGATGGCTGCTATACCGACAATGAAACAGTTGAGACCAACATTACCTTACACGTCAAAAAACCATGCAGTTTGTAACAATGCATCATGCTTACCTTAGGCACCGTTGGTTTCAGTCTTCTTTGGGCCACTGAGACATCTTGCTCTTGCTTTGGTCTCATTTCGGAGCCTTTCAGCTCCAAACGCATCATCTGAGGTCTTCCTGGACCAAATGCTGCATTTGATGGCTTCCCTTGTGCCCCTGGATTAGGTTGGTGCTTTGTCTGCCAGTTGAATGGCTCATTCGGTCGGGATTGCTTCATTGCAGACTGATCTAGCCTCCAATTCTGCTCTGGGTCATACCATTGGCCCATAGGTGATTGCTTCCTGACTGGCTCTTGGTTTGGAGGATTACACCGCGTGCGCTCCTTGGCATCACTTCTAATGTCTGCATAAAGGTTTACGTGACAGGAGTCAGGTCAATGCAATATGTAACCGAGAGTCACCGCAGCATGCGATCAAGGAAGTGTGATTACTCACTTCCATCATCATCCATTTCATCGAAGAACTTCGAAACCAAAGCAGGTTTCCAGCACCAAGAAAGGGTCCAAGTTTGTCAGAACAACTGTAACAATGCTAGATGAAGTAAAAACAAAAACAGAAGTTTCTGTGTCTGGTACCTCAGATAGCTGGATTGAAGTGCATGGTGTCGCAAACAGGGCAGCCTCGTCCATTGGAGGAGAAGGCAGACCCCCTTCTTCCTGATCCAGGCAAGAAGCATCCACTGATTGTGGTGTGTGATCTGTGAATTGTTTCAGCAAGACCATATTGAGCAAAAGCAGAACAGGAAGAACTGGCAGTGAAAAGTACATTTGCTTCTGCATTCTTTACCTACAATGGGACCTCCATCATTCACCCACTCATTAACTGTAGACTTCCAACCCCTACAATTTCGGATGAAGCATAACATCAAACATGGCAATACTAGAAAGCTGCATAGGAACAAACTGGCACCTAAAATGGTGGCCAAGCAGTATGAAGAAATAGACACATTTAGCATGGAAAAGCATAAGCAGCTTACTCAATGAGCGATCGGATGAGTTGCCGAATCTGCTTTGAGGCATGCTTTCTCAGCGGTTTCACCGCCATTCCAATCTCAGTAGCCTATATGACCAACCGAGAGATATGAACAAAGAAACAAAGGATAGTTCATGAAGCACATGCGGCGGCAGTTTCATCACGGCTCACCATGATGGCGTCCACCGTGAATTCCAGCTGGCGCAGCCTCTGAAGCAGCTCGAGCAACTCGGCCTCCGACTGCAAGTGAGAAGAACACATAGCTGGGCCGATCAGAAAAGGCTAGAGCCAACATCAAGAGGTCAGGAAAGAAACCGGCGGTGCCGCGGAGGGGGAGGCAAGGGAGGACCTTTTCATGGGCATTGGAGAGAGCGGCCTTGACGCGGAACGcctcggcgacgacggcgtcaTTCCGCGGCGCTGCGCCGCCGTCGTTGGTGACGACCTCGGCGCGGTCGGAGCTGCAGAGGCTGGGGACGCTGGCGGCGCCCtcggggaggaggagcgccggcTGGCCCGGGGTGGGGAGCCCCGGCGCCTCCGGCTGCGGAAGGGCGATAAGCGCGGTGTAGAGGCGCTCGGCGATGGCGtcgcggcgcgcgcggagggCGTCGgggtggtcggcggcggcgacccggaTGGCGGCGTCGATGGCGTCGAAGATGCTGGCCCGCGCACCGCTGAAGAACCCCCGCCAGTActccagcgacggcggcggcggcggcggcgccatccgAGCCAAGATCGGCCGCCGCCGATCAAACCAAAGCTCTCGCCTTTCTTGAAGATTGCAGTCAATCAAGGTTGGTTCTATTTTTAGTCTTGGAATTTAATGCTAGGCGTTTTTCTTGATCTCGCGGTTATCGGTCCAATCCAATGGAACCGCGAAAAATTAATGTCTCAACCGGCGATGGATCCGtcgaggagagaggagggaggacagagagagagagaaggaagctCGCGCGGCTTCTTTTCTTGGGCAGCGCGATCTGTCTCTCTTGGTAACGGCGCCGCTGTATCTGTCTGCCTGTCTACGCCAAGCTGGGGGAGgtagaggcggaggcggaggtggaggtggaggagggcgaCCATGGAGAGCGACAGGGACGGGGCGGGTTGGGGGTGGGCCGGCTGGTGCTGCGAGGAGGAccgcgatggcgatggcgatggcgagtGGGAATGGGAATGGAATGGATGCcgcaatccaatccaatccggATTCCTGTGGATTTTCTTCACGATGCGATTCGATGCGAACGAGAAAAGGGAGCAAATCCCTGAGGGGATGGGGGGGCGTCATCGATCGATTCGTTGCGCTCGTTGGAGACTTTGAGGTGACTGGGCCCTCTACGTAGTCAGGTCCAGCCAATTTAGCCTATAGGCTACATACTAAGCCCAGCGATGCTGAAAAATAATAGAACACAAGCCCACATAATACTCGGGCCGACGGAAGCCCACATGATACTCGTTTGCTCCAAAATGACCAACCCAGTTCGACGCGAGGGACTGGCCCATGAAGTGTAGGTAGGCTTttctttgttatttttttttaaaaaaattgatgaCATGGACTTCTTTATTCATCGTGTAAGACCTAATATAACCTAACTAAAAAGTGTATTGGATTTTACTCCGTATCACGTTAATCTAAGTGTTTCTACAATTTTATCAAAGGCACTACAAAAAATTATTCAACTCGTATCTTATTTATCAAATGGAATGTGGACGTCAAAATGTATCCAAAACATGCACCTGCTTTGAAAGATCCTTGTATCTAAAgtttgaacaaaaaaaaaaaaccttttatCAATCTCCCATACCTGGCAGCACAGCAAACATGAGAACTGCCCTGTTTTTTACCATTCCACTGAGCTGAAGATGCAACTATGTGCTAGGACGTTCATACGGTCGAGAATGTCACTTTTGCTGCTTAGATTATGGCTGTGCAGATCTTTTCGGGCCTGTGGACCATTTGGAGTTGTTCAGCCGTGCCATGAGGTTGCAATAATATCTGCATTCCAAAATACAATTCTTCTATTGCGCTTGATTGTGTGTAGCAAACCGATCCTAGCTGCAGTAGTATCCATTGCAATTAGTTTCTGCAAATGCCCAGCTAGCTGTGCTCTATAAAAGCCTTGATGATCGACGGATCTCCCGAGCCAAGCCCAACATCCAACTGCGTGATGTGACGATCCGTACGTGCGTTTGAATGCCGCGAGATCAACTAGCTGTGCTGATCGCCGAGGATTTCAAGGCTGCCGGCCAAAGGGGATCCCGTTCAGGCAGACATACACAGGGGCGCTTGACAGCGATGCATGCATGAGCATTAGCTGAAGGTTAGCGACGCGCGTGGTGGCACATTAGAGAGTGCAGCTGGAGAGCGGTGACCGTGATGAAAGATCATGTGCATGGAGAGCTGAAACGAGGATGGAAGCAGAGGGTGTGGTTGGGCTTGGAAGGCTACGTAGATTCAACTAAATTAATTAATTTCAGTGGTTCACTATCGGCTGCAGTACACACAATGCTTTCCATAATCAAATGGGCGCAGATCTTTTGCACGTTCTTGAAATAAGAAATTGTGATCATATACTACTTGCCTTGTACTTTAAATCTTGCTTAATCATTTGTCCTATTTTCATATGTAAGAACCAActgtggtcacccttggatgatgagtgattaaCAACATTGTGTGGAATGATGTTGCttttggcttgtgatgtgcaggtctagaatgcgacatggcggtcaacgacgtgcggtgaaggtcaagcgaaaggtttaTGCTGATGGACCAAGGACGGTGAAGGGTGAAAACGAGTAGGCTTGGAACGAGAGACCCGAGGAGTCTGGGTGGAGTCATAGGCGATCCATATGGTGCAAGGAAGAGCAAGAGAACGTGACAGGATGGAGACGGCGCCGGTCaagtcaagcgggacggaggcgTCAAAGACTTGGCGAAGGCCAGACAtgcgtcgacatcgaggaggtcgcgtggcggACAAGCGGAGATAGACGGTTTgagtggtttgggcctcaaaatcatcgtgcaggcaggtttcccggtttgggcctcaaaaccgggggcgagcccggtgcagCCGGAGCTTcgaggagggcacgtggcgtcatcgTGAAGCTTGTGTCGAGGCAAagtgaagtcgtgaaggcggcgtgtccgtcAAATACgtctaaaaaaatatgaacaGATTTGCTCTTAAGAGGATATGTAGATTTGCTCTTAAGAGGTTATGTATCGTAGTTGTAGTTGTAGGGATATTTTACTCTTTAGCCATGGACGATGGCTGGTTGAGGGGGCTCTCTTagttttcatttttcctttttcaccAGGCTAACAGGGCTTTACGgtagaaagagagagagaggagaagtgACTGCTTTTCTTTCGATCTTCACAAGAGTGGGAGGATGAGGTGGCTTCCTAGCCTTGTATCAAAATCTTGACTTATTTGCTTAATCCATGACCTGGTTGATTCGTCAAGTCTTACCTCTCCCATCTTGTTCCTGGATATTTCTCTTTTACTCTATGTTTGGGTGATTTTCTGAGGATTTTTCGTTCGTAGGATTTGAGTGCTTTCTGAGACAGTTCTTTTGGGGGATTCTATACTAGTTCATTCGTGAGTTTTCCTATGGCATTTCCCTAGCATTTCCCCTGCTTAAATCTCACGATTTGTTTTTTCCCTAAAATTGTTCTTCACCTAGGGTTTCTCTGTTATCTGAAATTCGAGTTAGAGGCTAAATCTTTTTGTTGATTCTGGTTGGAATGGACTGCCTGTGACCTTGTGAGGCTACAAATTTGTGTGAATCAAATTTGTTCTTGTGTCAGTCTGTTCTTTTGAGTTGGGTTGTTTGCATGTGTGGTTTCTCTTCTCTGCTCCCTGTCGAGAGCAACACTGATAGGTCTTCAGTTTGTGTTTGCTTGCAGCTTGCCCTGTTTACAGTTTTGATTGTGGTCCTGAGCTTTTATTCAGATGGCCTGGGGTTGAGTTGTTCTGCTGCAGCTCGAAGGAATTACCTTTCAGTTTCTGTGGGAAGCAAGCTGCCGAGCAGCTCTGGAAATTTGCAAGCTTCCTATGCAGGTTCAGCTTAGTGCTAAAATAACAGCAGGAGGGTTGTGACTGGAAGTTTCACATTAGTTTGCCATTTCGACAGTTCCTTCATGCTTGCAGTTTGCTATTCAAGTACCAGCTAAATTCGTTTGATATGTAGTGTCACTTTCATGCAATGGTGAATCAACTGTTCACATAATCATGGTTTAATCTTTGAAGTATTAGTTTATTTCCTTGGCAAGGTTTTGGTGCTCGACATGTACAATTGCAAGGAGTTAGTTTTGAGTACTTTTGGACTCGCTGTCAGCTTGCATCTATGCCAGTAATTCTTTTTGCTGTTACTTGATCTCCTGGACTGTGCTACTGTGTTGTTAATTTCTTATAGTCATAGTAGTACAGTTGCTTAGTGCAAGCTTGGTTCAGCAGCTAAGCTCGTGTTTTCGCTTCCGTATTGCTTTGGAGATTTCCTAATCGTTACTAAGGTCAATACATTGCGGGATGGTGCAGGTGATCTTGGCGATTAGATGAGAGATCCGTTGGGTCGTACTTAGGACATAGGTTTCAATTCTAGTTAAGAATTTTTGAGactcccattcaccccctctaGTCGTCGTTCCGGTTCTCAATGTAATGACTTTTGCAGCCGGGTTGGTGTATTTGCAAAAACAAGGTAAACGAGCTGAACGAGATCCACAGCATCCTGGGAACACCAAAGAAACAGAATCTGCTGAGAGAAGGGGTGGCCTGGCCAGCACCCAGCAGGCAGTGCGTTCAGGCGGTGCAGCGATATGATTGTGTTCTGAAAACCTGGACGTGGTGCCTCCGGAGAAATCTAGCTTGGACCAGGCATTCATGATTCCTTGGGCCACGCGGCCAATCCATGCGTGTATATCCATAGCGAATTAAGGATTCCTGCAAACCCCTTAGCTGTACGCCTGTACCTGATAAATGCCTGGATCGGATTCGGGTGGATGATGGATCCATCGGCAGATGCAGATAAATGATCTTGCAGCAGCCGTAAGGGTACAATAATCATCATTTGAATGCAGGGGTTACCATCGGTTAGGTTATGTTAGTTACTGCCTCTGTTAGCGGGTAACCTCCGTAAAAACGCAAAACGGTCCTTCCTGTCCTGGCCTGGCCTGACTGACATATGCTTGCAAAAGGAAAGTTCAGATGGCGAAGAAGTGTTTCAAGTGTCATAGCATGTGGAGGGACTGAGGGAGTATTGGTTGGGTGAGTCTTTGACAAGGACGAGCTTGACGACGACAGATCACGTAGCATGAACTGTGGCAGCTGAACTGATGAGGATGCATGGAACAGAGGATGTGGTTGAGCTTGGAATCGAGCTGTCCATATGCCTATCCTAATGCCTCGAACGTTTCAGTATCAGCTACAGCAACCGCATGATGCGCGCAAATAATCTTTGGCAGGACCAGTTTGGAGGAGAGAAACTATTGGATATGGGCGGCACCGTAGCCTGCATGTTCGCTGCCGTAGTCGCAATGGCAATCCGGACAACGGCCTGCGCAGCACGCATCCTCATTTgccatacatacatacatacatacatacatacatacatacttcTCTTCGCTGAAGCAGTGAAGCTGGTCATCAATCGTACGGATTACTTCGTCCATCTCCGTCCATGGCGAGCGATTTCCTTTCCAAGCCATGATGATTTTGGCGTACGTCCCGGTGGGCGCGCGGCCGACTGCATCATTgcgagggaaaaaaaacaaaaggccGATCGCCGATGGGTGCGCGCAGTGGTTAAGCGCGTTGATTACTTGCTGCTTAATTGGGTTTATTAGGTAGCTAGTTGGTTAGGGGCTTAGGGCACCCCATCATAGATTCATACCATCGTTGCCTTTCGTCTCAAGGCATATCGATCATCTGGTGACCGCTGCACTGTTATTAAAAAAGAACACTGACCGCACCGCACTGCAATTGCAGCACGCAGCAGCAATGATGGCGAGTGTTCATAGGTTGCTCCCTAAGCTCGCTCCTCTCTCCTCTGTCTGCTCAAAGTGGAAATTGCATCCTTACGTTAAGCCTGATTTTCTGTAGCTAGCTAGCAGCTAGAATTAACATGTCAGTTGGGGTCGAAAAGGTAAAGGCTACATATCTCAAGTTTGGTAATTGATCATGTCGAGTTtcctaaaaggaaaaaaaaaggtcagTATGAGAAGCACTGAAAAAGGATCATAGAGATTCTGATAAAAAATATCTTATCACCGATTTAGTAGACTCTAATCACCATTGATAACAATAGCCATTGGATGGAACTTATCTCTAAATTACAACCTTGCTGTTATATATGAAATATTAACTCAAAAGTACCTCGATCAATACATTCTTCTAAATTACTGAGTACTCACTGATTCACTTTTACAATTAAAGATAATTAATCCAAAGTAACCTCTCTAATCCATGGAGAAGAGAGGGAGCCGAGGAGGTAAATTAAAGATGGAGCAGAAGGAAGAAAAGTAAAAACTGTCCACCAATGCCACTATGAAACCCAAACTACCTCTAATATCTGTTCATAAGTTACCCAGATCTTGCTATTTAAAAAACGAACTTATAAAACCCAACTACTTTACAGCTAACCCATTGAAGTGCATCAAATACCTATTTATAAATTACTCATGTGCTAATATGAAAATAGGACATGCATGAATTGGAAGCATGACACTGCTAGGCATTCTAAGTCCTCTTTGGAACGCTGGAAtacaaagagaaaaaagaaagaaagatggcCTTGATTCGGTAGAGAAAGTAGAGGGGTATATCAATTAAGAGAATAGCATCAATGTTATTAGAGCATCTTGAGCAGATTACTCATATTCCCTTAACAAAATATTTTCTCTCTCCATCCCCATTAGATACTTTTACGATTTTGGAGATCACTACCACCGCAGACTAATAAAAATCAATCTCCAATACCTCTCAGACAGGTGGGACCCGTATGTCAGTAacccattttttttcctttttacttcCTTCCTGCCCATCTCTCCCTTATGTGTTCCTGATCCCTCCGACCCTCCGATCCAATCTCTTTCTCGCGCAGCGACGCCGCCCCTACCTCATCTCTGTT encodes the following:
- the LOC101758918 gene encoding probable mediator of RNA polymerase II transcription subunit 26b isoform X2 — its product is MAPPPPPPSLEYWRGFFSGARASIFDAIDAAIRVAAADHPDALRARRDAIAERLYTALIALPQPEAPGLPTPGQPALLLPEGAASVPSLCSSDRAEVVTNDGGAAPRNDAVVAEAFRVKAALSNAHEKSEAELLELLQRLRQLEFTVDAIMATEIGMAVKPLRKHASKQIRQLIRSLIEGWKSTVNEWVNDGGPIVDHTPQSVDASCLDQEEGGLPSPPMDEAALFATPCTSIQLSEFFDEMDDDGNIRSDAKERTRCNPPNQEPVRKQSPMGQWYDPEQNWRLDQSAMKQSRPNEPFNWQTKHQPNPGAQGKPSNAAFGPGRPQMMRLELKGSEMRPKQEQDVSVAQRRLKPTVPKPSPRQDENSVRAKLELAKEAKLEATKRKLQEGYQEFNNAKKQRTVQMVDPQDLPKQGNRNLVLNGKARNSNNIWNRLGMRR
- the LOC101758918 gene encoding probable mediator of RNA polymerase II transcription subunit 26b isoform X1, whose amino-acid sequence is MAPPPPPPSLEYWRGFFSGARASIFDAIDAAIRVAAADHPDALRARRDAIAERLYTALIALPQPEAPGLPTPGQPALLLPEGAASVPSLCSSDRAEVVTNDGGAAPRNDAVVAEAFRVKAALSNAHEKSEAELLELLQRLRQLEFTVDAIMATEIGMAVKPLRKHASKQIRQLIRSLIEGWKSTVNEWVNDGGPIVDHTPQSVDASCLDQEEGGLPSPPMDEAALFATPCTSIQLSEFFDEMDDDGNIRSDAKERTRCNPPNQEPVRKQSPMGQWYDPEQNWRLDQSAMKQSRPNEPFNWQTKHQPNPGAQGKPSNAAFGPGRPQMMRLELKGSEMRPKQEQDVSVAQRRLKPTVPKQPSPRQDENSVRAKLELAKEAKLEATKRKLQEGYQEFNNAKKQRTVQMVDPQDLPKQGNRNLVLNGKARNSNNIWNRLGMRR